One genomic segment of Mytilus trossulus isolate FHL-02 chromosome 4, PNRI_Mtr1.1.1.hap1, whole genome shotgun sequence includes these proteins:
- the LOC134714500 gene encoding uncharacterized protein LOC134714500, with the protein MQKSSKAICQFYKKSRGCKFGTSCRFLHSFSPDITQRYHNKDGNLSSEIVDSSSTLSSTISQDFIQPTKQNESVKKEVTVNQKDHKPLKVCHYFYHYGNCKFETKCRFEHPDGGQQVKPVPGVQVEEGRIKPHGAAASNGKQERSESHAPDVKQKRRRKPICQFYKAGSCKKGEDCRYRHVDKEDSILKDIVKQNSKTASIPENVPDVDNNSKSLEKIILKPAVSIPVGNVIRELMRESASDEEVNQLRCIELQQFKKRFPKEKLTLLPKVDDKDVFQLGFSSSDPDWPYDVKLFELKIAFPMKYPLKMMEICLPQEQNLPETVRRYVEVSIQEWIEERDKQNIKRGVINMVFRPFLKWFDRNLEDMVTEGLKQYQREIMAKAAGMEFIPASQLKKEAVSSSADDSSDETGSDTEEREFTVYKKEDVEEVYTGPTENFSSGDEYEYAEEQKSKKDLDVTETEVRGTEVRLRNLQLRDSASTLVFLQIKIIIQCTRCHNRLDVKTPPNQVNAVPCQKCNQSQLVNFRPSMAHQYSSVIGYLDVEGCTAFDLVMQDCQFKLGCMRCSKETTVQGLPPEQLKDVSCFTCYQKMKVAADSVRFTELQPSFLNQDSAVNIPVMKIKKIPKDPRIILGNQLPDNGICRHYKKSFRWFRFPCCGKCYPCDVCHDDAEDHLMTIANRMICGHCCKEQPFALEKPCNACHQLMTKSRSAFWEGGKGCRDKTKMNRDDARKYANLNKTISRKAQEKAKPTKKKDSK; encoded by the exons ATGCAAAAGTCCTCTAAAGCTATTTGTCAGTTTTACAAAAAGTCTAGAGGTTGCAAGTTTGGGACTAGTTGTAGATTTTTGCACAGTTTTTCACCAGATATTACTCAAAGATATCACAACAAAGATGGAAATCTAAGCAGTGAAATTGTAGATTCGTCTTCAACTTTAAGTTCTACTATTTCTCAAGATTTTATCCaaccaacaaaacaaaatgaatcaGTAAAGAAGGAGGTAACTGTCAATCAGAAAGACCACAAACCTTTAAAGGTCTGTCACTATTTCTATCATTATGGGAATTGTAAATTTGAAACAAAGTGCAGGTTTGAACATCCTGATGGAGGCCAGCAGGTTAAACCAGTGCCTGGTGTGCAGGTTGAAGAGGGCAGAATCAAACCACACGGTGCTGCTGCATCTAACGGAAAACAAGAGAGATCTGAATCTCATGCTCcagatgtaaaacaaaaaagaaggaGAAAACCTATCTGTCAATTCTACAAAGCTGGCAGTTGTAAGAAAGGAGAAGATTGCCGATACAGACATGTAGACAAGGAAGATTCTATTTTGAAGGACATTGTCAAACAAAACTCGAAAACAGCTTCTATACCAGAAAATGTTCCAGATGTTGACAATAATTCAAAAAGTTTAGAGAAGATCATATTGAAGCCAGCCGTTTCCATTCCAGTTGGAAATGTTATTAGAGAATTGATGAGAGAATCTGCTTCTGATGAGGAAGTCAATCAGCTTAGATGTATTGAattacaacaattcaaaaaaagGTTTCCGAAAGAGAAATTGACACTTTTGCCAAAGGTTGATGACAAAGATGTATTTCAGCTTGGTTTCTCATCTAGTGATCCTGATTGG CCCTATGATGTAAAACTGTTTGAACTGAAGATTGCATTTCCTATGAAATACCCCCTAAAG ATGATGGAAATTTGTTTGCCACAAGAACAGAATTTACCTGAAACTGTTAGAAG ATATGTAGAGGTGTCAATTCAAGAATGGATTGAAGAGAGAGATAAGCAGAATATCAAGAGAGGAGTTATTAATATGGTGTTTAGACCTTTCTTAAAATGGTTTGATCGTAATTTGGAGGATATGGTTACAGAAGGTTTAAAACAG TATCAAAGAGAAATTATGGCAAAAGCTGCAGGAATGGAGTTTATTCCAGCTAGTCAGCTCAAAAAGGAAGCTGTTAGTTCATCAGCAGACGACAGCAGTGATGAAACAGGAAGTGATACTGAGGAGAGAGaatttactgtttataaaaaggaagatgtagAAGAAGTTTACACAGGACCAACGGAAAACTTCAGCAGTGGTGATGAATATGAATATGCAGAAG AACAGAAGAGTAAGAAAGACTTAGATGTTACAGAAACTGAAGTGAGAGGTACAGAAGTCAGACTAAGAAATCTACAATTGAGGGATTCAGCATCCACCTTGGTATTCCTACAGATAAAGATTATCATACAGTGTACCAGATGTCACAATCGTCTGGATGTCAAGACACCTCCAAACCAGGTCAATGCTGTTCCCTGTCAGAAATGTAACCAGTCACAGTTGGTTAACTTTCGGCCATCCATGGCTCATCAATACTCGTCTGTCATTGGTTATTTAGATGTAGAAGGATGTACTGCTTTTGATCTGGTTATGCAAGATTGTCAGTTCAAACTAGGATGCATGAGATGTTCAAAGGAAACAACAGTTCAG GGTTTGCCTCCAGAACAACTGAAGGATGTATCATGTTTTACTTGCTATCAAAAGATGAAAGTAGCAGCTGATTCAGTCAGATTTACTGAACTCCAACCATCTTTTCTTAACCAGG ATAGTGCAGTGAATATTCCtgtgatgaaaataaaaaagattccAAAAGATCCCAGAATCATTCTTGGCAACCAACTTCCAGATAATGGAATTTGTAGACATTACAAAAAGAGTTTTAGATGGTTTAG ATTTCCCTGTTGTGGGAAATGTTACCCATGTGATGTTTGTCATGACGACGCTGAAGATCATTTAATGACTATAGCAAACAGAATGATATGTGGACATTGCTGTAAAGAACAG CCTTTTGCATTGGAAAAACCATGTAATGCCTGCCATCAATTGATGACAAAAAGTCGCTCAGCATTCTGGGAAGGGGGTAAAGGTTGCAGAGACAAAACTAAAATGAACAG aGATGATGCAAGAAAATATGCCAACTTAAATAAGACTATCTCAAGAAAAGCTCAAGAAAAAGCAAAACCAACGAAAAAGAAGGACAGCAAATAA